TATCCGCAGACTCTTGACTTTTTTCCTCTAGTCTGATCTGTTGATTTTGCAGGTCTTTTAACTGTTCGCGGACTGTAGCGAGGTGATTTTCTTGGGTTTTTAACTGCAATTCTTGAGCGCGAATTATTCCCTGTACCTGTTGCCATTCGCTATGGGTATGATTGGCCTCTAAAGCAGTTAATTTCTCCTGTTCTTCCTGTAAAGATAACTCTAACTGAGGAATTTCTCTAGTTAATACCTCTAACCGTTGACGAGAAATAGTCATTTCCTCTTGCTGGCCCGATAATTGACGGGTTAAATCCTCTTTTTCTGTGGTTAAACGTTGTAAATCCTTGCTTAATTGTTGTAGAGATAATTGATTTTCCCGATGACTTTGACGGGTTTCGGTTAACTGTTGGGTTAACTGACTGATAAGATTATTAACTTGGGTGATTTTTTCTTCGTTGCGGGTAAGAATGCGATCGATTTCTGCTAATCTTTCGCGTAGAGATTCCGCTTCACTAGACTCCTTCGGAGAAATTTTACCAAAACGCAGCCCCGATCGCGTCGGTTGGCTGCCTCCGGTCATAGCACCAGTCATCTCTAATAACTCGCCATCCAAAGTAACGATGCGATATTGATTGATATAATAACGGGCAGAATCTATATCCTCAAAAACCACGGTACTGCCAAAAATATAGTTAAAAACCTCCCGATACTGGGGTTGAAACTTAACCAAATTCACCGCTAAATCCAGATAACCCCGCGCATGACGCACAGAGGAAATATCCTGGGGACGGGGAGGACGAATTTTATTCAGGGGTAAAAAAGTGGCCCTACCGATGCGACGCTGTTTTAGTAAGGCAATTCCGGCAGCCGCAACGCTATCATCTTGGACGACTACATGACCTAAACGACCTCCGGCGGCGATTTCCAGAGCAATTTGATAACGTTCCTCTACTTCGCCCAATTGTGCCACTAATCCGCAGATTCCGGGCAAATCTGACTGTAATAATATTTGAGTGGCATAGGTTCCCTGGGCCTCCTGTTGCGCTTGCTTGGTCGCTTCCAGTTTATCTAATTCCCTCTGTTTGTCCCGTTGTTCTTTTAGCAGACGTTTTTGGGTGTCCTGACTGATAACGCGATTTTGTTCGGCAATGGTGAGTTTTTGGGCTAAATTTTGGATATCGGGTTCCGATTGATTAATTTTTTGTAATATTTCTTGACTTTCTTCTGTTTTTGTGCTAGTAACTTGCTCTAATTCTTGCAGACGTTGACCAGCTTCTACTATATTAGTTTGCAATCGATCGCATCTTTCGGTCAATTGGGCCCGTTGGCTACGGTAGGGGTTTAATTGTTCCTGAAGACGGGTAATATTGCGGGAAAGGTCACTTTGTTCTTTTACCCAAGCTTCTGACGCTTCTGCGAGACTACTTGCTTGCAGACGATGGTTTTCTAGGGTTTCCCTTGCGGTTTGGGTTATCAGTAGGAGACTAGGTAAAATTTCAGTTTCTAAACGGCTTTTTTGGGCAGTAATCTGATTTAATTCGAGATTATAGCGATTAATTTCCTCAAAAAGTCTGGTTTTCTGTGTTTGAGATTCTTTTTCGAGGTTTTCTAACTCTTTTTGTCGTTGTTGCTGTTGTTGTCGTTTGGCCTGTTGACTCGCTAATCGGGAAGTTAGGGACAGGTGTTCATCTTCCCCAAAAGCTTTAACCTGTTGATTGAGTTTCTCTAATTCTTGACTATTTTGGGCGATTTGTTCGGATAAATTGGCGATAGTCTCCGTTAAAACCTGTTTTTCCTTTTCCCCAGCTTGAATTTGTCCTTGTACTTGCTGGCAGCGCTGCTGGAGATTTTGCCAATGCAGGACAATTTCCCATTGTTGTTTTTCTTGGACTTGGGCCTTGAGTTTTTGGTATTTTTCGGCTTTAATGCGATCGAGTGCTAATTTCTCCAGAGATTTTTGCAATTCTGTGGCAATAATTTGGCAGCGTTCTTCCCTTTCTTTAACCGAATCGATATTCTCCTTAGTTTTCTCAATTTTGCGGTCAAATTCGGCTACTCCTGCCAATTCGTCGATAATTTCCCGTCTTTCCTTAGCATTCATGCTGATAATTCGGGTTACGTCTCCCTGTAACACCACGTTGTACCCTTCGGGATAGATGCGTAAACGGTTTAATTGGTCGTGAAGTTCGCTAACCGTACAGGTTTCCCCATTGATATAGTAGGTAGAAGTATAGCTGCCCCCCTTAGCCACTTTTAAGCGTCGGGAAACCGTCCAATCCCTATCGGTTGCGTCGGGAATATCGCTAACATCAAAAGTCACCGAAACACTCGCTTCGGTGCTATGACGTTGACTGTTATAGCTATGATTGACTAAATCCGGTAATCTTTCGGCCCGCATTCCCTTGGAAGTAGCTAATCCCAAGCAAAATAGCAATGCGTCGAGGATATTCGACTTTCCCGAACCATTTGGACCAGAAACCACCGTAAACCCCGGTAAAAAAGGGATGGGAGTCGTTCCCCCGAAGGATTTGAAGTGTGAGAGTTCGACCTTTTTGATGTAAACCATGGCGATAAGCAAAAAGTAGGCAAGCTATCAGCTGTCAGCTTGAATCGATAAGGGATAACTCCGGTTTATCCTTGACAATATCCTCAGACTTGACCGGAGATGAGTTTGATTAGTTGCGTAGTTTGAGAATTTTATGACAACACCCTTATGAAAAATATAGCTGATAGTCCCCTTAAATGGCTTGAATCCATTCTTTGACTTGGTATTCTGTCCAGATACCATTTTGCCAGTAGGGATCCGCTTCGATTAATTCTCGCACTTCTGACTCGCTGGCTGCCTGATAAATTCCGAAAACTTGGCTTAAATCTGCCGTTGGTCCGATAGTAACGAGAATTCCCCGTTCTTTCTGTTGATTTAATCCCTCTAGATGTGCTTGACGATAGGGTGCGCGTTTTTCCAGCACGTTTTCACAATAATTACCCCAGACAACAAATTTCGGCATATTTGACCTGTACTCTCTTGATATCTTGTTATTTTACGATCGAATCGTCAATCAGACTCAATCGATATAGTGCGATACCGAAGG
This portion of the Microcystis aeruginosa NIES-2549 genome encodes:
- the smc gene encoding chromosome segregation protein SMC; the protein is MVYIKKVELSHFKSFGGTTPIPFLPGFTVVSGPNGSGKSNILDALLFCLGLATSKGMRAERLPDLVNHSYNSQRHSTEASVSVTFDVSDIPDATDRDWTVSRRLKVAKGGSYTSTYYINGETCTVSELHDQLNRLRIYPEGYNVVLQGDVTRIISMNAKERREIIDELAGVAEFDRKIEKTKENIDSVKEREERCQIIATELQKSLEKLALDRIKAEKYQKLKAQVQEKQQWEIVLHWQNLQQRCQQVQGQIQAGEKEKQVLTETIANLSEQIAQNSQELEKLNQQVKAFGEDEHLSLTSRLASQQAKRQQQQQRQKELENLEKESQTQKTRLFEEINRYNLELNQITAQKSRLETEILPSLLLITQTARETLENHRLQASSLAEASEAWVKEQSDLSRNITRLQEQLNPYRSQRAQLTERCDRLQTNIVEAGQRLQELEQVTSTKTEESQEILQKINQSEPDIQNLAQKLTIAEQNRVISQDTQKRLLKEQRDKQRELDKLEATKQAQQEAQGTYATQILLQSDLPGICGLVAQLGEVEERYQIALEIAAGGRLGHVVVQDDSVAAAGIALLKQRRIGRATFLPLNKIRPPRPQDISSVRHARGYLDLAVNLVKFQPQYREVFNYIFGSTVVFEDIDSARYYINQYRIVTLDGELLEMTGAMTGGSQPTRSGLRFGKISPKESSEAESLRERLAEIDRILTRNEEKITQVNNLISQLTQQLTETRQSHRENQLSLQQLSKDLQRLTTEKEDLTRQLSGQQEEMTISRQRLEVLTREIPQLELSLQEEQEKLTALEANHTHSEWQQVQGIIRAQELQLKTQENHLATVREQLKDLQNQQIRLEEKSQESADRIIEIDRIITDAVNQRNIGNLEIEKLDHNILEINQALQQLSRQLGETKQKRDQLETVLRQQQNQQQQAIWQSEKLVNNQEERQALLTTLQTEISQLESDLPNPLPEIPESERDFEKIQSDIRQLQKKLEALEPVNMLALEEHQKTKERLDELSEKLQTLEGERTELLLRIENFTTLRFNAFQEAFTAVNENFKTIFATLSDGDGYLQLEDENDPFNGGLNLVAHPKGKPVQRLSSMSGGEKSLTALSFIFSLQRYRPSPFYAFDEVDMFLDGANVEKLAKMIQKQAQQAQFIVVSLRRPMIEASERTIGVTQARGTHTQVLGIKV
- a CDS encoding YciI family protein; the encoded protein is MPKFVVWGNYCENVLEKRAPYRQAHLEGLNQQKERGILVTIGPTADLSQVFGIYQAASESEVRELIEADPYWQNGIWTEYQVKEWIQAI